A genome region from Scyliorhinus canicula chromosome 16, sScyCan1.1, whole genome shotgun sequence includes the following:
- the LOC119979703 gene encoding ubiquitin carboxyl-terminal hydrolase 5-like, with product MSTAVRDRVSASIDAMLAADSASRKQEIQAWDGEVRQVSKHALDLKQMGNNLRIPPCGWKCSRCDLKENLWLNLTDGSILCGRRYFDGSGGNNHALEHYKQSGYPLAVKLGTITPDGADVYSYDEDDMVLDPNLAEHLSHFGINMMKMQKVGARTAQLNLGTGAGHSTYRACSAVLSDHY from the exons ATGTCAACTGCTGTACGGGACAGG GTGTCTGCCTCGATTGATGCCATGTTAGCAGCGGACTCTGCCTCTCGAAAGCAGGAGATTCAGGCCTGGGATGGTGAGGTTCGCCAGGTCTCCAAACATGCCCTCGACCTGAAACAGATGGGTAATAACCTTCGCATCCCACCCTG tggttGGAAGTGTTCCCGTTGTGATCTGAAGGAGAATCTCTGGCTCAATCTGACCGATGGCTCCATTCTATGCGGCCGCCGGTACTTTGATGGCAGCGGTGGCAACAACCATGCTCTGGAACACTACAAGCAATCTGGGTACCCGCTGGCGGTGAAACTGGGCACCATTACGCCAgatggagctg ATGTATACTCGTATGACGAGGATGACATGGTACTGGACCCGAACCTCGCTGAGCACCTCTCTCACTTTGGGATCAACATGATGAAAATGCAGAAGGTGGGTGCTCGCACGGCTCAGCTGAACCTAGGAACCGGAGCTGGCCATTCAAcctatcgagcctgctctgccgtacTATCTGATCACTACTGA